The stretch of DNA CTATTGCATCGGCAACGGGCTATTACAGTGGCTATGGCTTCGCTGTTCCGGTGTCGCTCGTTCGGAAAGTATCGGCTGATTTACTCAAATATGGTAATGTACAGCGCGGTTATCTCGGTATCATGCCTATCGAACTGAACAGCACGATTGCCAAGGAGAAAAACGCGAAAGTAGGTCGCGGCATCTATGTCGAAAAAGTTGTGGAGAACGGTGCGGCTCAGGCTGCCGGTTTGAAACAGGGCGACGTAATCGTGAAAATGGAAGGTCAGCCACTGGACTCCGACGCTCAGATGCGCGAAATCATTGGCCGTCGTCGTCCGGGCGATGCTGTTACGGTAACGATTAATCGGGATGGTTCGGAACGTGATGTGAAGATCGAGTTGCGCAATCGGAACGGTGGCCGCGATATCATCAAGAAGTCGGAGGTAACGGCAGCAAACACCGCTCTGAGTTCGCTGGGAGCTGAATTAACCGAGCTATCGGCGCAGGAGGCTCGTCAGTTGGGTGTGAGTGGCGGTGTTCGGGTAAAGTCGATCCGCGATGGCAAACTGGCCGAAACCGACATTGAAGAAGGTTTTATTATCGTGAAAGCCAACGGTAAAAACGTGAAAACCGTAAAAGACCTTCAGGCTATTATGAACACCGTTCAGGAAGGCGAAGGATTGATGCTCATTGGCATGTACCCCAACAGTTCGCGTATGTATTACTACGCGGTGCCTGTTTAAGGGGTAAGGCGTAAGGTATAAATGTAATAAGGGGCTGACGCAGGATAAATCCTGTCAGCCCCTTATTACATTTATGCGAACTGTTACTCGAAATAATTGAGAACGGCGTGACCGCTTTGTGCCAGGAATTGGTCGCGACGGAACAGTTCGATGTCAGCAGTCATCATGTCTTTTACCAGCGCAGGCAAGTCGTACTTGGGTTTCCAGCCCAGCTTAGTCATAGCTTTGGTTGGGTCGCCAAGAAGCAGGTCAACTTCGGTCGGGCGGAAGTAGCGCGGGTCGATGCACAGCACTTCTTTACCTACCGGTACCGGGAAATCAGGATTCGATGCGCTTACAACAACGGCGGTTTCATTCACGCCTTCGCCTTTGAATTCCAGTTCAACGCCAATTTCGGAGAAGGACATTCTCACGAAGTCGCGAACGCTGGTTGTTACACCGGTAGCAATTACGAAATCTTCGGCTTTGTCCTGTTGCAGAATCAGCCACATAGCCTCAACATAGTCTTTGGCATGGCCCCAGTCGCGTAGTGAGTCGAGGTTGCCGAGATAAACTTTATCCTGCAAACCCAGTCCGATACGGGATACGGCGCGGGTAATTTTGCGCGTCACGAAGGTTTCTCCCCGCAATGGCGACTCATGGTTGAACAGAATTCCGTTGCAGGCATACATGTTGTACGCTTCGCGGTAATTGACTGTAATCCAGTAACCGTAGAGCTTAGCTACAGCATAAGGCGAACGCGGATAGAACGGTGTTGTTTCCGATTGAGCATGGCCCTGAACGCCCCCATATAGTTCTGAGGTCGATGCCTGATAGATGCGGGTTGTTTCGGTCAGGCCGAGCAGCCGAACAGCTTCCAGAATCCGGAGCGTACCAATCCCGTCGACCTGAGCGGTATATTCCGGCTCATCGAAACTTACGCGCACGTGCGACATAGCGCCGAGGTTATAAATCTCGTCGGGTTGTACTTCCTGAATAATGCGCGTGATATTGGCCGTATCCGACAAATCGCCATAGTGCATCTTGAAGCGCACATTTCGCTCGTGCGGGTCTTCGTAGATATGGTCGATCCGTTGGGTATTAAACAGCGAACTCCGCCGTTTGATACCGTGAACTTCATACCCCTTATCAAGAAGTAACTCGGCCAGATAGGCCCCATCCTGACCGGTGATACCGGTAACTAATGCTTTTTTCATACTGTGCAAGTCAACGTGAGTCGTCGCTCAAATTGTACAAAACTCATCAAAGGTACTGCTTTACAGCAAAAACGTAGTATTTATTT from Spirosoma montaniterrae encodes:
- the gmd gene encoding GDP-mannose 4,6-dehydratase — translated: MKKALVTGITGQDGAYLAELLLDKGYEVHGIKRRSSLFNTQRIDHIYEDPHERNVRFKMHYGDLSDTANITRIIQEVQPDEIYNLGAMSHVRVSFDEPEYTAQVDGIGTLRILEAVRLLGLTETTRIYQASTSELYGGVQGHAQSETTPFYPRSPYAVAKLYGYWITVNYREAYNMYACNGILFNHESPLRGETFVTRKITRAVSRIGLGLQDKVYLGNLDSLRDWGHAKDYVEAMWLILQQDKAEDFVIATGVTTSVRDFVRMSFSEIGVELEFKGEGVNETAVVVSASNPDFPVPVGKEVLCIDPRYFRPTEVDLLLGDPTKAMTKLGWKPKYDLPALVKDMMTADIELFRRDQFLAQSGHAVLNYFE